DNA sequence from the Bacteroidales bacterium genome:
CTTTTGTCGATTTGAAATTTATAATTTCCGCATACTAATTTTGCATTTGTGATCGAATAAATTTCAATACCGGTTAAACTGTAAATTGACAGGGATACTTTTCCCGTTCCAGCGATATCAAATGAAATGAATGAATTGTCTGATAAGGGATTGGGACAGATAGTAAATTCATTCACACAAAAAGGTTCGTCTATCGCATAGGAAATTAATCCTTTCAGATAATTGATGTATCCATTATCTATCTCATTGTATGTTGCATTAAAGACTGAATAATCCATGCCTGAATTAAAGAACTCTCTGATTTTTTCATAGCCTCCATGATACTCAAGAATGTACTCGAAAAACATGTCACCCAGAAAATAGATATCCAGCACCTGGTTTGGGTTTGTGCTGATATGCTCCAGGTTCACATCTACATTATATTCCTTTGCATAAGCATTAAACAGCCAGTTAATTTCCCACAGACTATGTTCCGGAATCTCCCATCCTAAAGAATGGCGCTGACTGAAGTCAGCTGTACCTTCAGCCCAGAAACCACCAGGTATTTGCCACATAAAGTGGTTATAGAAGATGTGAAAAAATTCATGAGCACACATTCCGTTATATCCGAAATACTTACTATAATAAATCTGTTCGTTATAATTATAATTGGGTGAAAGTTCAATTACCAGGTCTCCACCGCAGGCGACACCACCATTAAAATAATCATCATAGTTCAATAACTGCATCCCAATTTGTTCAGTGGGAACAATAACCACATTAAAACGATGATTTGGCTTAAACTTGTAGTTATCCTGATAAAAAGAGTAGGCACCTTCAAAATATGATACTATCTCAGAGAAATGGGTTGAATCTGATATTGAGCCGTAAAAATCAAAATCAGCTTTGGATGCAAGTAGCTTTATCCTTATATTTTCTGGTTCGGTATAGAAATACTTTAAATAGGCAGGCCATTGGTTATTGATAAAGGAAGAGGCTCCAGGACCAACACTCAGATAGCTCCACCCCGAAAGTAATTGTCCTTCTATGTTACTTACTATCAAATCTTTCTTCAATGTATTGCATATCCCTGAAGTATCAGATATAAAATTAAAATCCGGGATGGGGTTAATGCTTAGATATTTTATAATAGAATCTCTGTGAGGTCTGAATCCGGATTCATACAATCCGAATCCTTCCAGGAAATGGGGAGGTAAATTATCGCGGGTACTCATAAATTTTTTTTCAACCGCCAGCTGCGAGAATTCATTTTGTGCCAGTGTATGAAGATCTGAATAATAACTTACCTGAGCAGGATTTGATAAAAGAGCAAGGTAAATTTCAAGTGTAGATGAATTATGAAAACCACATTTCCATGTTGGAGTTTCCGGGTTAATAATATCGAAGTCTTGCCTATCAGCGTAATAAACTTTGATTTTCTGATTTTCATTAAAAAGGTTTTCTTTTCCGGGCCTGTCCCATAGAGAACTTAGTTTTTCAAATTGGTTTTCAAGTACGTCGTTTATTTCCAGATAGTAATCTGAATTTCCCGGAATATTGGTGTAAAACTCAAAATGATCAGTATTACCAACCAATTCAAACGGTACAGGCGGTGTGTAACTTTTTACACTAAAATTATCCAACAGGAAATTAATACCTGCATTTGCATCTGCCTCGTATTGAAATGCAAAATAGATTGATTCATTAGAATTATCAATGATGATATGGTCTATACTATGCCAAATATTTTCACTTTCACCTAGCGAATAACTGAGCTCTGTCCAGTTCGATTGCAATACATTCCCATTATAAATATTGGTATAGAAGAGTTTTGGTTTTGGTCCGGTATTATTAAACCAGGTGTCAAAATTGATTTTTAACTGAGTAGCCCCTTCACAATTAATTGGCTTTGTAATGAGCCAATCATTCTGCATAAGTTCTGTCTTTTCAAAACGCATACATTGCCCGGGATTTCCATTCCAGGGTATTATATGCCAGTAATGCCACCCCTGCAGATTTTCCGTAGTCCATTTTGTAAAGATACCTTCGGCACTTATGGTTTCTTCAAAATCGTCGAAGAACGGAAGCTCAATTTTTTCCTGTGCACTGGCATTAATTGAAATTATCAGTGCCATAATTAGAAATTGAAATTTAATATTTTTCATAGTCAGCTTTTTAAAATTGGCCGCAACGTATGCATATCCGAATAATCGCAGTTATTTTCTGATATACGAAAGTTGTTACTTCTGTTGATTAATAATACAAGCCCAAATATACTTAAACAACCAGGATGTTCTTACCTGAAATACCCATCTTATTTTAAGTGATGATCTGTAATCCTGCCAATAATTATATTTTAAAATATGCGATGGATATTTTAGTATCTAATAAGCTGTGTGCTTACGAAACCAATTGCAGCCGTCATTTTTACCTATTAAAGAAAATCGTGGTATTGTATGAGATATACGTTGCAGTTCATCACTTTATTGAAAAACTCACAATAACTTAACTCCAATGTTCCTGCAACTATCAACCTGGTCAAGGATTAAATGCTGTCGGAGCCGTTTTCCCGACTAGCGGCCGGCATTCTGGGTTCTTAAGCCTTCAATGAGAGTTCTA
Encoded proteins:
- a CDS encoding T9SS type A sorting domain-containing protein, which produces MALIISINASAQEKIELPFFDDFEETISAEGIFTKWTTENLQGWHYWHIIPWNGNPGQCMRFEKTELMQNDWLITKPINCEGATQLKINFDTWFNNTGPKPKLFYTNIYNGNVLQSNWTELSYSLGESENIWHSIDHIIIDNSNESIYFAFQYEADANAGINFLLDNFSVKSYTPPVPFELVGNTDHFEFYTNIPGNSDYYLEINDVLENQFEKLSSLWDRPGKENLFNENQKIKVYYADRQDFDIINPETPTWKCGFHNSSTLEIYLALLSNPAQVSYYSDLHTLAQNEFSQLAVEKKFMSTRDNLPPHFLEGFGLYESGFRPHRDSIIKYLSINPIPDFNFISDTSGICNTLKKDLIVSNIEGQLLSGWSYLSVGPGASSFINNQWPAYLKYFYTEPENIRIKLLASKADFDFYGSISDSTHFSEIVSYFEGAYSFYQDNYKFKPNHRFNVVIVPTEQIGMQLLNYDDYFNGGVACGGDLVIELSPNYNYNEQIYYSKYFGYNGMCAHEFFHIFYNHFMWQIPGGFWAEGTADFSQRHSLGWEIPEHSLWEINWLFNAYAKEYNVDVNLEHISTNPNQVLDIYFLGDMFFEYILEYHGGYEKIREFFNSGMDYSVFNATYNEIDNGYINYLKGLISYAIDEPFCVNEFTICPNPLSDNSFISFDIAGTGKVSLSIYSLTGIEIYSITNAKLVCGNYKFQIDKRKLTPGIYIVSLSTPSVHSNLKLIVND